One genomic region from Rosa rugosa chromosome 1, drRosRugo1.1, whole genome shotgun sequence encodes:
- the LOC133726403 gene encoding uncharacterized protein LOC133726403 isoform X1, whose product MSSKWRAIQHRHKYTYNTVVFPASYTASLTSLPPQISTSKFFSQLSDLVSLNSTYAQLNHTKALSSSFGDLLANGDEALVAEAAPFYLELLFLENSLPLHKTLVSALAKARTFQALIGKWFRNLCEEYGGGKGKRFCVSRAALSVMGMPKLGFLVEVVEECAVLIALDAVSSLNALVSETKAAARPSPIVMEQCQEALSCLYYLLQRFPAKFCGVGVEVGDSGVLEMSMAVILSILKSVAFSRDCYVAAGVSFCAALQVCLGPAELGWFIIEGIFRRTDSNCESELKNAIAKVPYKGDVYSEIGCLCDMSRLCLIRGILTAVSRTVLNTRFDMSGGNSNGYLGHINEDDHVKSILYDGILPELCNYCENPTDSHFNFHALTVLQICLQQIKSSMLANLTIPSEHYDPIPVEMGARILRIAWNNLEDPLSQTVKQAHLIFDLFLDIRSTLCWSEGSERIRSFLQNIASDLLRLGPRCKGRYVPLASLTKRLGAKTMLNMSPNLMYEIVHAYVDDDVCCAVTSFLKCFLEHLRDECWSSDGIEGGYALYRGHCLPPLLYGLSSGVSRLRSNLNTYALPILLEVDEDSLFSMLAFISVGPSKGDDQLLNPELFCDNIVLRVEQKVAILVSLLKVSRLLALIEGDIDWCKDSDQYALVCIKGTKVEVVVEWLVLALTHVDESLRVDAAETLFLNPKTASLPSHLELMLFREAVPLNMRCCSTGFQMKWSSLFRKFFSRVRTALERQFKQGSWQPIEDNNNSGKHLSNGSEHTEAHRASDLFHFMRWLSSFLFFSCYPSAPYQRKIMATQLILIMLNVWSIVPATEEKFGSVSLEGCLYPYNKGTTSPDTTLLLVGSIIDSWDRLRECFFRILLHFPNPLPGISDEDMVQNVVSWAKKLVCSPRVRESDAGALALRLIFRKYVLQLGWTVQASVCVACIQSQSGLENGDCQTYNSRHPVIEYVRSLIDWLDVSIVEGERDLSEACKSSFVHGVLLTLRYTFEELDFSTDGVLSSISEMRHLLEKLLELVMRITSLALWVVSADALQLPEDMDDMVDDETFLSEVPEEVEAKTSLLEHGDNNSTLLQDNRRSEQTVMVGCWLAMKEVSLLLGTIVRKVPLPSSPSSESLHAEATSCASGVSDMMVSDAMLDLKQLETIGNHFLEVLLKMKHNGAIDKTRAGFTALCNRLLCSNDPRLCKLTESWMEQLMERTVAKGQVVDDLLRRSAGIPAAFTALFLSEPEGAPKKLLPRALRWLIDVAKESFMDQFETSSSNGDMRKFCSTKSDNSFDSALPSERNISDKVSKIRDEGVVPTVHAFNVLRAAFNDTNLATDTSGFSAEAMIISIRSFSSPYWEVRNSACQAYTALVRRMIGFLNVQKRESQRRALTGVEFFHRYPSLHPFLFKELKAATELLGDGPSGQSGCNLEDAVHPSLCPVLILLSRLKPSTIASEAGDDLDPSLFMPFIRSCSTQSNLRVRVLASRALTGLVSNEKLPTVILNIVSELPSIDNQATMTPESSLLLHKTRRSNWIHGVLLQLSSLLDTNCRNLADVVKKDQILGDLFEALLSHSWMAKPRCCPCPILNASFLKLLDHMLSIARTSHTSRHFYALRNLLLQLSTECLDVEASHGFSYYDPTIAQLRQQAAASYFSCVFQATEEMAAEAFQMPQRYSHIDSTNQKIPETENAFIGLQERLVRSLSDSEYEVRLATLKWLLKFLTSTESGSGFHNFSSEVRIIRHWIRTKLQTSLVDLLDVEKYYRCSYYILRIIFTWNALQFQKPRDEKCTESVYVGSMECDSVFLLWDKLISLYNLTRHAKTRETLVCCIGICIKRFAGLFTTSVLSDVTDNNESDQLEKLGALHSRISFFTELIKKHSASSQPVNMRKAAAESIIASGLLEQAELIGSTVFNSQTHLESSSSHFEGKEAVNIYAHQIVDIWFTCIKLLEDEDDEIRQRLAMGIQRCFSCQRSGRSSLTGEVPTQVEKVIESSFEHLTSIFGHWIGYLDFLLHSVLNAASHEVSKGDLVRQVFDKEIDNHHEEKLLICQLCCSQLEKLPITKSCAVDISDKQQFRDYLHDWRLRFSRQLMLFAKDRMAKLGGADWVGGVGNHKDSFLPLYSSLLAFHAISNCMLKGNTEDNTHLLSDVVEVGRTISPFLKNPLISNLYFSVLKSHEDALGPTNDDLISKLRGEDAIWKGFNPHFLLS is encoded by the exons ATGTCCTCCAAATGGCGCGCGATTCAGCACCGCCACAAGTACACCTACAACACCGTCGTCTTTCCCGCCTCCTACACCGCCTCGCTGACGTCACTCCCTCCCCAAATCTCCACCTCAAAATTCTTCTCCCAATTGAGCGACCTAGTCTCCCTTAATTCCACATACGCCCAGCTCAACCACACCAAGGCCCTCTCTTCCTCCTTCGGCGACTTATTAGCCAACGGTGACGAAGCTCTCGTCGCCGAAGCGGCGCCGTTTTACTTGGAGCTTCTGTTTCTGGAAAACTCTCTGCCTTTGCATAAAACCCTAGTCTCTGCTCTGGCAAAGGCCCGAACTTTCCAGGCTCTGATCGGAAAATGGTTCCGGAATCTTTGCGAGGAGTATGGTGGAGGTAAAGGGAAGCGGTTCTGCGTTTCGAGGGCGGCGTTGTCGGTGATGGGTATGCCCAAGTTGGGGTTTTTGGTTGAGGTTGTGGAGGAATGTGCGGTTCTGATCGCTTTGGATGCGGTTTCGAGCTTGAATGCTTTGGTTTCGGAGACGAAAGCCGCTGCTAGGCCTTCGCCGATTGTAATGGAGCAATGCCAGGAGGCTCTGTCTTGTTTGTATTACTTGCTTCAACGGTTTCCGGCTAAATTTTGTGGGGTTGGTGTTGAGGTTGGGGATTCGGGTGTTTTGGAGATGAGTATGGCTGTCATTTTGAGCATTTTGAAGTCGGTGGCGTTTTCAAGGGACTGTTATGTGGCTGCTGGTGTGAGCTTCTGTGCAGCTCTGCAAGTGTGTCTTGGTCCTGCAGAGCTTGGCTGGTTTATAATTGAAGGTATATTTCGTCGAACTGACTCtaattgtgagagtgaattaaAGAATGCTATTGCTAAAGTTCCATATAAAGGGGATGTGTACTCTGAAATAGGATGTTTGTGTGATATGAGTAGACTTTGCTTGATAAGAGGGATTCTTACTGCGGTTTCAAGGACAGTGCTTAATACCCGGTTTGATATGTCCGGGGGTAATTCGAATGGCTATCTGGGACATATAAATGAGGATGATCATGTTAAGTCTATACTGTATGATGGAATTTTGCCTGAACTGTGTAACTACTGCGAGAACCCTACAGATAGCCATTTTAACTTTCATGCGTTAACTGTATTGCAGATTTGCTTGCAACAAATAAAATCCTCAATGTTAGCTAATCTTACAATACCCTCGGAGCATTATGATCCAATCCCAGTGGAAATGGGAGCCCGAATATTGAGAATTGCATGGAATAATCTGGAAGATCCTTTAAGTCAAACAGTTAAACAAGCTCATCTTATTTTTGATCTCTTCCTAGACATCCGTTCCACCCTTTGTTGGTCAGAAGGTAGTGAGAGAATAAGGTCATTCTTGCAAAATATTGCTTCTGATCTTCTTCGTTTGGGTCCTCGCTGCAAGGGGAGGTATGTTCCTTTAGCTTCACTGACCAAGCGATTGGGCGCAAAAACTATGTTAAATATGAGTCCTAACCTGATGTATGAGATTGTACATGCCTATGTTGATGATGATGTCTGCTGTGCTGTCACATCATTTTTGAAGTGTTTTCTTGAGCACTTGCGTGACGAGTGTTGGAGCAGCGATGGTATTGAAGGTGGTTATGCACTTTACAGAGGGCATTGTTTGCCCCCATTATTGTATGGACTTTCTTCTGGGGTTTCAAGGCTCCGCTCTAATTTGAACACATATGCTCTTCCAATTTTACTTGAAGTGGATGAGGACAGCTTATTTTCCATGCTGGCATTTATTTCAGTTGGTCCGAGTAAGGGTGATGATCAACTGTTAAATCCTGAGCTCTTTTGTGATAACATAGTATTGAGGGTTGAACAAAAGGTGGCAATCTTAGTTTCATTGCTCAAGGTATCTCGTTTGCTTGCTTTGATTGAAGGGGACATTGATTGGTGCAAAGATTCTGATCAGTATGCTCTTGTTTGTATCAAGGGAACAAAAGTTGAAGTTGTGGTCGAGTGGTTAGTGCTTGCGTTGACCCATGTTGATGAGTCATTACGTGTGGATGCTGCAGAGACTCTTTTCTTGAATCCCAAGACGGCTAGTTTGCCTTCCCATTTAGAACTCATGTTGTTCAGGGAAGCAGTCCCACTTAACATGAGATGTTGCTCTACAGGTTTTCAAATGAAGTGGAGTAGCTTGTTTAGAAAGTTTTTTTCTCGTGTGCGAACAGCCTTGGAGAGACAATTCAAGCAGGGAAGCTGGCAGCCGATTGAGGATAACAACAACAGTGGAAAACATCTTTCAAATGGAAGTGAGCACACTGAAGCTCACAGAGCAAGTGATCTTTTTCATTTCATGAGGTGGTTAAGttcatttctatttttctcATGCTATCCTTCTGCCCCTTATCAGAGAAAAATAATGGCCACACAGCTGATTCTGATAATGCTTAATGTTTGGTCCATTGTGCCTGCTACTGAAGAAAAATTTGGCTCTGTTTCTTTAGAAGGCTGTCTCTATCCTTATAATAAGGGAACGACTTCACCTGATACAACTTTGTTGTTAGTTGGATCAATAATTGATAGTTGGGACAGGCTGAGAGAGTGTTTCTTTCGTATACTGTTACACTTTCCAAATCCACTTCCGGGAATTTCAGACGAAGATATGGTCCAGAACGTGGTTTCATGGGCTAAGAAATTAGTTTGCAGTCCGCGTGTGAGAGAAAGTGATGCTGGAGCTCTGGCTTTAAGGCTAATTTTCAGGAAGTATGTCTTACAGCTAGGATGGACAGTTCAAGCTTCAGTTTGTGTAGCTTGCATTCAATCACAGTCTGGATTGGAAAACGGAGATTGTCAGACTTATAATTCTAGGCACCCTGTGATAGAATATGTTAGATCACTGATTGATTGGTTGGATGTTTCCATAGTGGAAGGGGAGAGGGATCTTTCAGAAGCCTGCAAAAGCAGCTTTGTCCATGGAGTATTACTTACACTACGATATACTTTTGAGGAACTAGACTTCAGCACTGATGGAGTACTGTCTAGTATTTCAGAGATGAGACATCTATTAGAGAAGCTCTTGGAGCTTGTGATGCGAATAACTTCTTTGGCACTTTGGGTGGTTTCTGCAGATGCTTTGCAGCTTCCTGAGGACATGGATGATATGGTTGATGATGAAACTTTCTTATCCGAGGTTCCAGAAGAGGTGGAGGCAAAAACATCTCTTTTGGAGCATGGAGACAATAACTCCACACTTCTGCAGGATAATAGGCGATCGGAACAAACTGTAATGGTTGGTTGCTGGCTGGCGATGAAAGAg GTGAGTCTTCTTTTGGGAACTATTGTAAGAAAGGTTCCTTTACCAAGTAGCCCTTCCTCAGAATCATTACATGCAGAAGCCACCTCTTGTGCTTCTGGAGTTTCAGATATGATGGTTTCGGATGCAATGCTTGATTTGAAACAACTTGAAACAATTGGGAATCACTTCTTGGAAGTCCTTCTTAAAATGAAGCATAATGGTGCCATTGATAAAACAAGGGCTGGATTTACAGCTCTTTGCAACCGTTTACTTTGCTCAAATGATCCTAg GCTTTGTAAGTTAACAGAGTCCTGGATGGAGCAACTTATGGAAAGAACTGTGGCCAAGGGTCAAGTAGTGGATGACTTGCTAAGGAGAAGTGCAGGTATTCCTGCTGCATTTACAGCTCTATTTCTCTCAGAGCCTGAAGGTGCACCTAAGAAACTTCTCCCACGGGCCTTGCGGTGGCTGATAGATGTTGCTAAAGAGTCTTTTATGGATCAATTTGAAACCAGCAGCTCCAATGGTGACATGCGTAAATTTTGTTCGACAAAGTCGGACAATAGTTTTGATTCTGCACTGCCATCAGAGAGAAATATAAGTGACAAAGTTTCAAAGATCCGAGATGAGGGTGTCGTTCCTACCGTACATGCATTCAATGTCCTTAGGGCTGCTTTCAATGACACCAACCTGGCCACTGATACATCAGGGTTTTCTGCTGAGGCTATGATTATTTCAATTCGCTCCTTTTCTTCTCCCTACTGGGAGGTTCGGAACAGTGCTTGTCAGGCATACACTGCTTTAGTACGTCGCATGATTGGATTCCTTAATGTCCAGAAACGGGAGTCGCAAAGGCGTGCACTAACTGGGGTTGAATTTTTTCATAG GTATCCCTCTTTGCATCCATTTTTATTCAAGGAACTGAAAGCTGCAACTGAGTTGCTTGGGGATGGGCCATCTGGACAGTCTGGGTGTAATCTGGAAGATGCTGTGCACCCAAGCTTGTGTCCTGTGTTGATTCTGTTATCCAGGCTTAAGCCCTCAACTATTGCAAGTGAGGCTGGAGATGACCTAGATCCTTCTTTGTTCATGCCGTTCATTAGGAGCTGCTCAACCCAAAGCAATCTCAGAGTCCGTGTCCTTGCATCTAGAGCTTTAACAGGCCTTGTATCTAATGAGAAATTGCCAACTGTTATTCTCAATATAGTATCAGAGTTGCCTAGCATAGACAACCAAGCTACAATGACTCCTGAGTCGTCCTTGCTACTTCACAAAACCAGAAGAAGTAATTGGATTCATGGAGTTCTGTTGCAGTTGAGTTCTCTCCTGGATACAAACTGTAGAAATCTGGCCGATGTCGTAAAGAAAGATCAGATTTTAGGTGACTTATTTGAAGCTCTTCTAAGTCATTCATGGATGGCAAAGCCCAGATGTTGCCCTTGTCCCATCCTCAATGCCTCTTTCTTAAAGCTGCTGGACCACATGCTCAGTATTGCGAGGACAAGCCATACCAGCAGACATTTTTATGCCCTCCGCAACCTACTGTTACAGTTATCTACAGAATGCCTAGATGTAGAAGCTTCTCATGGGTTCTCTTATTATGATCCGACAATAGCTCAACTCCGGCAACAAGCAGCAGCATCCTATTTCAGTTGCGTCTTTCAAGCAACTGAGGAAATGGCTGCAGAGGCTTTTCAGATGCCTCAGAGGTACTCTCATATTGATTCAACTAATCAGAAGATACCTGAAACAGAGAATGCTTTTATAGGACTCCAGGAAAGACTGGTCCGGTCTCTGTCAGATTCGGAATACGAAGTTCGACTTGCAACATTGAAGTGGCTACTGAAATTCCTAACATCAACAGAATCTGGTAGTGGGTTCCATAATTTTAGCAGTGAGGTTAGGATCATTCGCCACTGGATCAGAACTAAACTCCAGACCTCATTGGTTGATCTCTTAGATGTGGAGAAGTATTACAGATGCTCATATTACATTCTGAGAATTATATTCACTTGGAATGCGCTACAGTTCCAGAAGCCTAGGGATGAAAAATGCACTGAATCAGTTTATGTTGGTAGTATGGAATGTGATTCTGTGTTTCTGCTTTGGGATAAGTTGATTTCCTTGTACAATCTCACAAGACATGCAAAGACTCGAGAAACACTCGTATGCTGCATTGGAATCTGCATAAAGAGGTTTGCAGGTTTATTTACAACTTCTGTTCTTTCTGATGTAACGGACAACAATGAGTCTGATCAGTTAGAAAAACTGGGCGCACTTCATAGTAGAATTTCCTTTTTCACTgaattaattaagaaacatagtGCTTCATCTCAGCCGGTAAACATGCGTAAGGCAGCAGCAGAGTCTATCATAGCATCTGGTTTGCTAGAGCAAGCTGAGTTGATTGGTTCTACTGTGTTCAATAGCCAAACCCATTTGGAAAGTTCATCGTCTCATTTTGAAGGAAAAGAAGCGGTTAATATCTATGCTCATCAAATAGTAGATATATGGTTCACATGTATCAAGCTGCTGGAGGATGAAGATGACGAGATTAGGCAAAGGCTCGCCATGGGTATTCAAAGGTGTTTTTCTTGCCAAAGATCCGGAAGAAGCTCTCTTACTGGAGAAGTTCCAACTCAAGTGGAGAAAGTGATAGAGTCGAGTTTCGAGCATCTAACTTCCATCTTTGGTCACTGGATTGGGTATTTGGATTTTCTTTTACACAGTGTACTGAATGCAGCAAGCCATGAGGTGTCCAAAGGAGATCTTGTGAGACAGGTATTTGATAAGGAAATCGATAATCATCATGAGGAAAAGCTTTTGATCTGCCAGCTTTGCTGTTCTCAATTAGAGAAGCTTCCGATTACAAAATCTTGTGCTGTCGACATTTCAGACAAACAGCAGTTTAGGGATTATTTACATGATTGGAGACTCAGGTTTTCCCGCCAATTGATGTTGTTTGCCAAGGACCGCATGGCGAAACTAGGTGGAGCCGATTGGGTTGGTGGAGTGGGCAACCATAAGGATTCATTTCTCCCCCTGTATTCCAGTTTGCTTGCATTTCATGCCATCTCGAACTGCATGTTGAAAGGGAATACGGAAGATAATACGCATCTACTGTCTGATGTTGTTGAAGTCGGGAGAACTATCAGTCCATTTCTGAAGAACCCTCTGATCTCTAACCTGTATTTTTCAGTACTTAAATCTCATGAAGATGCTCTTGGTCCGACCAATGATGACTTGATCTCCAAACTGAGAGGAGAGGATGCAATATGGAAGGGGTTCAATCCCCATTTTCTTCTTAGTTAA